One segment of Acidobacteriota bacterium DNA contains the following:
- a CDS encoding prolyl oligopeptidase family serine peptidase, producing the protein MQIHPSLRAVAVLFVAAFLPWASGASPGDAPAAAAPPQPTAIQVFHRSGQTFVTWDERADLPGEHYRVYRHTQPVNAGNLSQATRLCEVAEGSSRFFAGRYADDGGVWRYRYFERLVVQDGGSPLPDGRGLFVWTLHRADFGGGSSGNAWYAVTTVTTAQGENVVDFSAANTAGPTAEQLGDPLPVETAVNVGPGGKLFLQYMDVSAWNPTFHAPHPGNAYYGLDPDAPGVPGAFQYAYDYAVYEPDLYCGGTVPARAPVLLILHGWEGNGYDPLTECPDAAWCAFKIYPFDQSETWFLGFAKHHDFRSGDPVPAGDTVGNFTERRLLRMVYDLLRHPEWGPRIDPQRIYVYGHSMGGSGTLALALRYPNVFAAAYASEPMTNYRTSGDGGGIDWRTDTEPKWGTVALNLPVEIDGPGGWADPLKAWNGTGVWDWQNHQATLTLRRGDEMVPFGVAHGRNDTAIEWPTQGSPAYAAFDAGLRCWGGAVTDDDHTWLAFQGLPPNLSIDPEVVPFYRFGVIRDETVPGLSAASDNLAFPPAGPGLVNASVEWSASWDPWDGPPLDADTQWVMSFRTVNGATVTVNVTPRRLRSFATDFGTLSWENRVCGSCDLVASGTVLPDIDGLVTVPSFQVTPGGNRLILRRVGAGRGDLDLSERVDAADRVILVNFLAAQLVQGTPPFTAPLAAADLDRDGAVTAVDDVLLSRKLTQ; encoded by the coding sequence GTGCAGATTCACCCGTCGCTGAGGGCCGTTGCCGTCCTGTTCGTCGCCGCTTTCCTGCCCTGGGCCTCCGGGGCCTCGCCCGGGGACGCCCCCGCGGCGGCGGCGCCGCCCCAGCCCACGGCGATCCAGGTCTTTCACCGGTCCGGGCAGACCTTCGTCACCTGGGACGAGCGGGCGGACCTGCCGGGCGAGCACTACCGGGTCTACCGCCACACCCAGCCCGTCAACGCCGGCAACCTGTCCCAGGCGACGCGGCTCTGCGAGGTCGCCGAGGGGTCGTCCCGCTTCTTCGCGGGCCGGTACGCCGACGACGGCGGCGTCTGGCGGTACCGCTACTTCGAGCGGCTCGTGGTCCAGGACGGCGGTTCGCCCCTGCCGGACGGGCGGGGCCTGTTCGTCTGGACCCTTCACCGGGCCGACTTCGGCGGCGGGTCCTCGGGCAACGCCTGGTACGCTGTCACCACGGTGACGACGGCCCAGGGCGAGAACGTCGTCGACTTCTCTGCCGCCAACACCGCGGGGCCCACGGCGGAGCAGCTGGGCGACCCCCTCCCCGTGGAGACCGCGGTCAACGTGGGCCCCGGCGGGAAGCTGTTCCTCCAGTACATGGACGTCAGCGCGTGGAACCCCACCTTCCACGCCCCACACCCGGGGAATGCGTATTACGGCCTCGACCCGGACGCCCCCGGCGTCCCGGGGGCCTTCCAGTACGCCTACGACTACGCGGTGTACGAACCCGACCTCTACTGCGGGGGGACCGTCCCGGCCAGGGCGCCGGTCCTGCTGATCCTTCACGGCTGGGAGGGAAACGGCTACGACCCCCTCACGGAGTGCCCCGACGCCGCCTGGTGCGCCTTCAAGATCTACCCCTTCGACCAGTCCGAGACGTGGTTCCTCGGCTTCGCGAAGCATCACGACTTCCGGTCCGGCGACCCCGTCCCCGCCGGCGACACCGTGGGCAACTTCACCGAGCGCCGCCTCCTGCGGATGGTCTACGACCTCCTCCGTCACCCCGAGTGGGGCCCCCGCATCGATCCGCAGCGGATCTACGTCTACGGCCACTCCATGGGCGGGAGCGGCACCCTGGCCCTGGCCCTGCGCTATCCCAACGTCTTCGCCGCCGCCTACGCCAGCGAGCCCATGACCAACTACCGGACCTCGGGCGATGGCGGGGGCATCGACTGGCGCACCGACACGGAGCCGAAGTGGGGGACGGTCGCCCTGAACCTCCCCGTGGAGATCGACGGGCCGGGGGGCTGGGCCGACCCCCTGAAGGCCTGGAACGGCACCGGCGTCTGGGACTGGCAGAACCACCAGGCCACCCTGACGCTCCGCCGGGGCGACGAGATGGTCCCCTTCGGCGTGGCCCACGGGCGGAACGACACCGCCATCGAGTGGCCCACCCAGGGAAGCCCCGCCTACGCCGCCTTCGACGCCGGCCTGCGGTGCTGGGGCGGGGCCGTCACCGACGACGACCACACCTGGCTGGCCTTCCAGGGACTGCCGCCGAACCTGTCCATCGACCCCGAGGTGGTCCCGTTCTATCGCTTCGGGGTGATCCGGGACGAGACCGTCCCGGGGCTCTCCGCGGCGTCCGACAACCTGGCCTTCCCCCCCGCGGGGCCCGGGCTCGTCAACGCCTCGGTGGAGTGGTCGGCCTCCTGGGACCCTTGGGACGGGCCCCCGCTGGACGCCGACACCCAGTGGGTCATGAGCTTCCGAACCGTCAACGGCGCCACCGTGACCGTGAACGTCACGCCCCGCCGCCTCCGGTCCTTCGCCACCGACTTCGGGACCCTCTCCTGGGAGAACCGCGTCTGCGGCAGCTGCGACCTGGTGGCCTCGGGCACCGTCCTCCCGGACATCGACGGGCTCGTGACGGTGCCCTCCTTCCAGGTCACCCCCGGCGGGAACCGGCTGATCCTCCGGCGGGTCGGCGCGGGCCGGGGCGACCTCGACCTCAGCGAGCGCGTGGACGCCGCGGACCGCGTGATCCTGGTGAACTTCCTGGCCGCGCAGCTCGTCCAGGGCACGCCCCCCTTCACCGCCCCGCTCGCGGCGGCGGACCTGGACCGGGACGGCGCGGTCACCGCCGTGGACGACGTCCTGCTGTCGAGGAAGCTGACGCAGTGA